Within Sorghum bicolor cultivar BTx623 chromosome 2, Sorghum_bicolor_NCBIv3, whole genome shotgun sequence, the genomic segment ATATTTTCTGACCGTATTCGAGATCGAATTCGTTAAGAGAGGTTCAGATCTGTCAGTATATATCCAAGTCTGAATATTCAATatctgataccgtatccgtatccaaatacttaaatcgtatatttataatgtcgacattcaatcgtatcttatccgacatgattgacattatccatATTCGAATCTGAATCTgactagaaatatgaaaacaaatatgatatcgatgatatccgtccgtatgcgatccgttttcatcgctAAGTATTGGCGACAAATGGCGATGTACACAATAGTGTTGGAGATTCTTGCATTCACAAATTAAGTATATATATTAGGTAATGCTACGGTACACTCTTTATTTCCTATAAAGTAATACCTCTAAAGAAACCTGAGCCATtgatttttaaatttttaaaattaACTAGTAAacttaagaaaagaaaaaaagatttgAAATTGTCAAATCAAAGGACAGACATGAGTGGGCGCATGGCCTTGGCCCTTCACCATCACGTATACAACTCTCCATGCATGCGGTATTATTTTGGTACTATTTTGTTTGAGAAATTTAGAACAATGCAAAGGAAAAACTAATACTACCTAGTacacaaaataaaagttgtcatGCACCTCATATTTGATATTATTTTGTTAGTCAAATTTATACCTATGCAAAGAAAAAGCTAATACTACCTAATATACGTAATAAAAGTTTTCACGCACCTCGTTTGGTATTATtttgtttgaaaattttagaccAATGCAAATAACACACGTTTGCCTTTGATCATGTTGTAAAAAAGTCACACATTAAATCATGCCGTCGTACACAACTTTATGTATACCACGTCTATCATGTTTTAAAAAATCAATGCTAACTTCCATCACGCTGAAAAATATATCAACACAAAACTTTCTAAAAACACTAGTACAGAAAAGCTCTATGCTGACGATAGATTTTTTAGAGGCGGTTTTAATTGAAAACATCTATAAAAAGAAATCAGTGGACCCGACTCAAGAACCGTTAGTACAAAACCATTTTCACTAGTGGAAATGATGCATTTTCACACGCGGTTCTCTTAAGAAAACCATCAGTGAAACTGGTTTTCTACTAGCGGCTTTTGAGTTGGGTCCGCCCATTTTTtttatagttgataatttttttatttgaaattatcTTGTCATCGAAAACCACATTCGAATTtatcaaatttaaaattcaaattttataaattacctcggatggagaaactaccaatctaaaagttatagattttgaaaagttatgtaactttatagttgacaactttttcatttgaatccgTTTAGAGTCTCAAATAGTCAATGTTTGCTTGGTTTaagataatatgtggggaaccaAACTCTAGTATAGACACATGTGAGTAACGGATGACATGGTTGAGGAGGCTATGCGCGAGGGAGAGATTGCGGGTTTGATTCCTACTGGCCGCGTAGCGTGCGATTTTGCGTGGAAAAATATGTGACTTGCGACTTTGACGGAGACGGACGGGCCACTAGCTAGTGGGTCATCCCCATGATTAAAATCTTTTTGTATCTATTTTTAAAACTCAATTTATATTTTCTGGACGAGCCTTTCCACAGGCGATTGATATAACACAACCGCTtatagaaatcaatttgcacAGACGGTTCAGTTTAGATATCCGTCCGTGGAAATCGATTTCCACAGGCAGTTCTCAATTAACCGCCAATGAAAAGTTTAATTTCCATTGGCCCCAGTGTTGGCGGGTCTAAGAAACACCTATAGAAATAGATTTGGAACCGCTTTACAGAGATTCATTGTACTAGTGAAAAGACGTAGACAACATATTTGGATACTTCATTTTCTTCCAAAACTAAAAACAATTAAATATAGTTCTATTATTACCtcctatgaattactatgtaaAAAAGTGATATCACAGACACGCATTACGGTATCACAAAATTAACGCGCGTCTGTAATCTCATATCACAGACGAGCCTTATTGTTTGGAACTTAACAAGCGTCTGTACTAAAAAGATATTACAGACACGTATACTGAACAGGTATCTGTATGGATAATCAGACACACTTGTTTATTTCTTCTCACGCGTGCTTGCTAGATGCGTTTGAAGGTTTGCTCTAACGGCCCTCATCAAGCGCGGCGCGCGCGTAAAGGCGGCGTCGAATCGAACACGCGCAGCAGCGCCGCGTGGCCGGAGCGCTCGAGATCGCGAGCTACACTCGCTGGCGCGCATTGTGGCGGCCGGCCAGCGGAAGACCAGCGCCCCCGCGCGCGCGATCGAATATCGATCGGTGCCGCGGCGCCGCCCGTGCGGTACTTCTTAGCAGGCAGCGCATGCGGTGCATGAGCAGCGCCCGGCGCTGCCGCGCCCGTCGGTTATGCGCGGTCGAGCCGGCCGGCCGCGCTGCAAGCTGGAGCGCACGGGAGCGGGACTTGCACGGCCGGGCACGACGAAAGACTGTGCACACAGCCTGACAGAGGCAGATCAAATTTGAGCTccttgggcggccgccctacCCTCCGGTGAGCACTATAGTCCACCTTTCTGTTCTCTAGACGGTCGCCAGGCGGATCCAGCCGGCTGGGAGGTTGAAGAAGAACCCgtgcttcttgttttttttttttcccttacTAGCCGGCCGGCTGCACCTTGCTAGGCCGTCTGCATAATGCATGGAGCCATGGACCACTTTCTGGCCCATTTTTAgtccttttgttttttttggaaTATGCTCTAAGCTGTGTACTAACCACCCAGGATCGTGCCCGAGCACCAGCATCGCAGCGCTGACCATCACCGGCAGTCCAGCAGGGTCTTGGAGCCCTGTGCTCTGCTGCTACACTGCTTGTTCTTCTTCATTACACAGTTTTTCCCTATATATATCCCAAATCTCATTATTAGTGTTATGGTTTGGACTATATATTAGAGAAAAAAGGAAGATCGAACTTTTTTTGTTCACCTTGGTAGCTTCAGTTTCATTAAATAGCTTGTTCTTCTTCATTAACACTTTTGTATTACCATCAATCAGCTAACAGATTTAGTACTCAACTTCATCTTCTTGCTACTGGTATTTTACAGGCATTTGATTTTACGTCCAATCAAATCAACTTGAATGATATTAGAGAGAAGATCACCATGTTCATTCTGGAACAGATCATTGATCAAaatggagagtttcattttCATGAGGATGTTTCTACAGAAAGTGATAAAGCTTAGATGCAGGCACAGTGTTGGTAATCTCAGTTGACACTTTAAGATTGAGTTGTCCATGTGTTGGAGGAACCTGTCAATTTAATTTGAACATAGAATTTCTTGTGTGGATATTCTGTATAATTAAGTGTAGAAGTAGTTGCATTGTATAATAATGTCTTTTATTTGTGGTGTTTCACATATTGATTTTCTACAAGACGCCGGTATGTGTAATTTCGTCCATGTGGGTTCCCAAATGCTACACATGCGTGGGTTCGCCTGTAGCAAAAGCAAGTCTCACAGACGCGTGTTACAGAAAATTTAGACAGGTGTTCTCCTTATTACATACGCGTGTTACAGAAAATCCAGACGGGTGTTCTCCTTATCACAGACACGTCTTCGCTGCAATACAGACGTATGTTTACAAGGCGCGTCTGTCATATGGACCATTACAGACGCACGTAGCGCATCTGTAATAGGCCTTATTAGAGACGCGTTATTTCTGACGCGCACAGACTTGTCTACGTTGATGGTTAACGCGCGTCTGTGATCTCCTTTTTTGACATAGTATAATATGTTGTAAAAAATAATCAGATCAACAGTTTACCACAGCAAAAGTCGTGTACTTAATTATTATCTCAAGGCAAGAACAATTATCTTTAAACGGAATTCCTAAAAAATTGATATGCTTGGTTCAAAAAAATCACATGCTTGAAAAAAATCGATTCACATGCAAAGAAAAttatattttctcaaatatgGATGGAAGATCTATCATTCACAGAGAAATTATTCCCTTTACAGTTCAAAGCCAACACATGGTCTTTCTTCCTGCCTCCACCTAGTCATTTGTGAAGAAAATAAACAATGGACAACTTAGAACAAACACTAATTAAGCATCCACTTGCTCCTCTAGGCTTACCTCTTCATTCCCATTCAACTTCATCATGCTCAACTCACTTATCATCTCTTTTAGAGATTTCCATGATTGTCCTCCTTCTACCATAGCCTCCCTAGCACTAGCTGACAGCTCCACCACCCTCTTTCCTGCCTCCACCCCCTCCTCGCCTAGCATGAGAGCCCTCACCACTTCCGAAATCTCCTCGCTTGTGACCAAACCTCTAATTGTCCTATCACTTGTATGAACCCTTACAGCAATCTTCAGCTCATCGACTAAGAACCTCGAATTGAATGGTTGATCAGCATGCATAGGCCAAACCGCTAATGGCACACCGGCTGTCACACTCTCGAGTACCGAGTTCCACCCGCAATGGCTCAAGAACCCTTGTACGCTGATATGGTTTAGAATCTCCAACTGATCCACCCACTCTCTCACCACTAAACCTCTGTCCTTTGTACGCTCTTCAAAACCTAATCCGAGGTCAATATTCTCTGGCCTTACAGCCCATATAAAGTCCACCTCAGCCCGCTCCAGCCCATTCGCAACCTCCTTCAACTGTGACTCTGGGATCGCAGCTAGTGTCCCAAGAGCGATATACAGGACGGTTCTACCAGCTGCCGCCTTGTCATCAAGCCACTCCATCCAAGAGGGCCGCTGGGCCTTGGGCCGGGTGGCTGTTGGTTGGGCTAGGCAAAGGGGCCCGATGGGCCAGGACCGGGGCCCAACATGCTGGTTCCAGAACTCAAGGTAGGGAGCCTCTAGGGCATGGAAGGTATTGATGATGAGGCCTTGACTTTCCTCAATGGCCTTGCCCAGCTTACCGTCGAGCTCCATCATGGGCGCTATAGACGCAGGGTCGCCGAAGGGCGCCATGAAGTCTTCGAAGGTGAGCTTGATGTGCGGGAACTCCGGCACCGTGAAGGTGGCCGGGTGGCCATCGGCGTCGACGTCGTCGGGCCGCAGCGTGGCGCACGGGTCGTGGCGCACACGCACCTCCCGCATGACTTGCGCGAAGGCCGAGATGCCGAAGAAGGACACCTTGGGGATGCCGAGCCTCGCCGCCGGCGCTTTCGTCCAGTGCAGGAACGGGTCGGTGACGAGCAGGCTCGCGGGCGGCTGCATCTCAGCGAGGGAGGCGTCGAGCTGTGGCAGCAGCAGGGACGTGGCGTCGGCGAAGACGGCGAAGGAGGCCAGCGACGTGAGTCCCTCGGCGCTCTCGACGCCCGGTGGGATGCCCGGGACGTCGGTCGGGAAGGTCATCTCGACGACGGCCGCGGCCACACCGGACAGCCCCTCCCGGACGAAGCCAGCGTTGCCGGCGGTGATAAAGAAGGTGACGGTGGCGAGGCCGTAGCGGTGGAGGTAGTGGGCGAGGTGGATGAGTGGGATGGTGTGGCCCTTGGCGAGGAACGGGAAGATGGCAATGTGAGGGAGCGtctgggcctctgcctctggAGACGAAGAGGCTACAGCCATTGCTAATGCGATAAGAGCCTGGAAGTTTTTGCTCTTGTAAGCTGAGTCAAGTGCATTACTTATAGCGGGTGCAAGTAGATAGTGTAGGAAACTCACATCTCAAATTGGACCTAGAAAATTTACTAATCTAATTCAGCCCCATGGCCCCTTGGATGCCACTAATAATGAACTGGAAATAAAGAATTGGAAGGCACCCAGCAATCTGTtctgacttttttttttaaaaaaaaaaaactaggacGCCATTTGAGTGGTAGCCAGTCGAGAAAAATGCGCTAAGAATGCAAATAGTTGAACGAACATATTCGGAGGTTAGGACTTGGGATTTTAGCGCATATATATGGTATCTGCTTTTGAATATAGAAATAGACTCGAGCTGCGAGTAGGTTCCTTTTGTAACCTTGAAGACGCTCATTGAAATGTTGCCTGTGAGAACAACGACTTGTCATCCTGTACTATTGATGCTGTACGATTCCTCAAAACATTGATGCTGTACCTAACAATTTTTTCGTTACTAGATGATGATTCACTTCAGTGTCAATCAGCCAAATCTCACCAAAATTTAGCTCCGGAGTCTCTCTCCCGCTTGGTATGTGAAAAGAAAAAACTAGTTGACCGATCAACAACATTTAGCCAGAGCATATACTTCAATGGATGAGAGTCATCACGAGGGTCAAATAAAACTAAATCAAAATTCTCTGGTCTCCGCCTCCCCACAAAAGTTACTATCAGTAACACGGAAACAAAACAAATGAGGGGAAAAGCTACAAATATGACAGAAACTGGTCATACACAATTTATTGGCCCTGATTGGGTGTGCGTTCTGCGACCGCACGGTACTGTAACATAGCTGGGTTTCTAAGAGTCCGCGGTATGAGAAATCAGACTCCAGGTTCATTCTCGTGGTGGGTGAGTTCTGCATGGTCGATATTGCGGTATGAGAAATCAGAATCTAATTTTAATCGGTTCCGAACAAGGTCCTCTACCCAAATAGATGTCCTCTAACAATGCTGACAACACACATGAATTTTATCATTTTCACATAAAACAAGTAATATATTTCAACAAAAATACTTCTACTTCATTATGTTATATAAATTTacgatatataaaaatatactacGTGAAAGTAATGGTAAAGTGAAACTAGTCACCGTTTTCAACATAAATACCCATGTCTATAGGAAGTTAAAAAATCCGTGTTTTCAGGACTTCTATAAAATCCATGGATATGGCCAGTAAATCCATGTTCTTTTTTATGAATGTTGATTTCGTGGAATTGAGACGTTTTGCTTGTATTTTGTGGGGTGATGTAATTTTTTGCAGCACTACGTGAAAAACTTACTAAGAGAGCGCCCCTCTCCCACAGCGGCTAGCATTTGAACCGCTCTTACAGTGAATGGGCCGGGAACCAGGaagccagccgcccttacagtgggggaGACACTGTAGAGGCGGCTAGTAACaccagccgcccctacagtggtgttgacaccgtttttgggcacgtgtccaggatggcaggataagatgaaagtatgtggtttacaggatgagttgccgatgaggatggttgccgataaaggagaggttggacgtgactaagtttacaggtgatgatgtgtctatgccgatgactatgatgaggaggtctgccgatgatacggagggggagtctggaagctgctgatcgggttgtggaagagtttcaatttgtcacgagggatagctgagttatttccttatttggttaagtcgttttgtatacggattccatgtaatttggaattcgaattctggtcgtgtttagttatagctctttgagcagggtataaatatggaccctagggctttgtaatgagacatctatcaatcaatcaaacacacgtttttactcatattccagcatctacttttcgacgacttcgtcatactttttcccttttattacgagttcttaggaattcgtcgacttaagctcggcgtgttctcaagttccgcgtgagtacctcttagccgtgacatacgggcgcatcgctgttgtcaggactaaagtattcgagttatcacctttgctaaTAGTAATgtcaaatcagctggcacgccttaacgtttgaattgggtattagccctttgtgtttgcagatcagcttttgcaccaacacatcttttggcacgcccagtgggacaagattcaagatcaagatcaacatgtcgatctctgacttcgatcaggagaacgtcatccccgtgacggaggccaatctcaaggatgagcagaagcaagctattgcccaagccatggaagaattcaagatgcaatgcctgaggtctttcagcataaacaggagcggcgaggtgatccagaaagatgcattgccggcaccacggcaggttaccttcgaagccaatcctggcaagcttcaagatatggttgacagtgctattaaccgagctttgatcaaccaagctggtgtactgtctaatacggttttcaatgccgtggcaagaactttcaaggaaggacaaatcccaccagattatgtgggtccCTCTCATCATccgccaacggcaccagaggtcacggctccatcggctgctttgacggctgcaagtgcacaatctgtcgtccctccaagtacatcgggagctacaggtgcactatctgtgccgatgacaactaacccgcagacttcaggtgggcagaataagctgactacagatatgttggcatcggcaatgtcagggttgactcttcctcctaactggtggggttatggtatgcctccagaattgacgccaggtacatcgcagataaccgacatgaggggcaagactcctatgacatcggcgcttcccaatgcgccgttgaaccagagtccccggtatacgacaactactactgcaaggcctcacactgggaatcctcaagattcaatgttccagatgcctaatgcatcggtagattcaatgctgatgcaacagaggtctatggcccagtcagggtatgtcaattcaatgatggtacccaattaccaatcatcagccgcgcctatgccgatgaacgctaataatggatggcttggacagcaagtctttccacaatcgccccaacaAAGTTACCAggctacggggttccagcaaggacagatctatcccggattccaAAGTCAGGGGATCCCCAGCCAGCCAATGAatattggacagcaactcgggggacagcaagtcggtggacagcagtttggtggtccgcagattggaggacagatgaTCAATCCGAtgctccgtgcagatcacgtcccgaacagacacgtggaggttcgccaccaagtgccggacccgcagccgcctcatcggcaggatgccgatgcatattgggccgataaaattgctgaagtaatgagggaacaatttgggataaaacccaaagtcaacacttactcttatcggacaccgtatcctcctgcatatgatttgatcccgcttccacatcggtacaaggtactggattttaccaaattttccgggcaggacgacacgtcaaccatggagcatgtcaacaggttcatcattcaatgcggagaagctggtaacagggacgaattgagggttcgtctattttcatcatcattatctggatcggcctttacttggttcatatcattacctcccaactcagtgattacttgggccgatctggagaaacaattccacaaatacttcttctccggggttcatgagaagaagatcaccgacttggtcaagttgagacagcgcaatgatgaatcagttgaaggtttcgtgcagaggatacgggaagttaagaataaatgctacagtctggttctagatgat encodes:
- the LOC8054573 gene encoding UDP-glycosyltransferase 90A1; translated protein: MAVASSSPEAEAQTLPHIAIFPFLAKGHTIPLIHLAHYLHRYGLATVTFFITAGNAGFVREGLSGVAAAVVEMTFPTDVPGIPPGVESAEGLTSLASFAVFADATSLLLPQLDASLAEMQPPASLLVTDPFLHWTKAPAARLGIPKVSFFGISAFAQVMREVRVRHDPCATLRPDDVDADGHPATFTVPEFPHIKLTFEDFMAPFGDPASIAPMMELDGKLGKAIEESQGLIINTFHALEAPYLEFWNQHVGPRSWPIGPLCLAQPTATRPKAQRPSWMEWLDDKAAAGRTVLYIALGTLAAIPESQLKEVANGLERAEVDFIWAVRPENIDLGLGFEERTKDRGLVVREWVDQLEILNHISVQGFLSHCGWNSVLESVTAGVPLAVWPMHADQPFNSRFLVDELKIAVRVHTSDRTIRGLVTSEEISEVVRALMLGEEGVEAGKRVVELSASAREAMVEGGQSWKSLKEMISELSMMKLNGNEEVSLEEQVDA